One Vigna unguiculata cultivar IT97K-499-35 chromosome 11, ASM411807v1, whole genome shotgun sequence DNA window includes the following coding sequences:
- the LOC114170263 gene encoding uncharacterized protein LOC114170263, whose amino-acid sequence MTVQEYVNKFEHLARHELKRVVTPLRERRFPVLVEQAKSAEDLEKGPGPVVSRHRRNVAEARQMKKSYSRPQTSQGPTCYQCGRPHLKRNCLQLTGGVGGSSDRRKCFICDKPGHFANNCLEKKNLGVKKPAASPVERARAAGRVFALTSTEATKSGNLILEPCLLLGQLVLVLFDSGATHSFIANAYVGRLNLVKRNLGCELLVSTPFSSQVATFQSALGVQWKWQVANSSLVFPEHEGLELISARRAIIEVEAGATYFMVVAHVEKNNIAEKISVILVVEEYADVFPNEIPELPPSRDVDFTIDLIPGVVLVSTAPYRMAPA is encoded by the exons ATGACGGTGCAGGAATATGTGAACAAGTTTGAACACCTAGCGAG ACATGAGCTGAAGAGGGTGGTAACACCGTTGCGAGAGAGAAGATTCCCAGTTTTGGTGGAACAGGCCAAGAGTGCTGAGGACCTGGAGAAGGGCCCTGGCCCAGTTGTGAGTAGACATCGGAGGAATGTCGCAGAGGCGAGGCAGATGAAGAAGTCATACAGCCGACCACAAACATCTCAGGGTCCCACTTGCTATCAGTGTGGCAGACCCCATTTAAAGAGAAATTGTCTACAGCTGACAGGTGGAGTGGGTGGGTCAAGCGACCGTCGCAAGTGCTTTATATGCGACAAACCGGGACACTTCGCCAACAATTGCTTAGAAAAGAAGAATTTGGGTGTGAAGAAGCCAGCAGCATCGCCAGTAGAGAGAGCTAGAGCGGCTGGCAGGGTCTTTGCTTTGACTTCCACAGAGGCTACTAAATCAGGTAATCTCATCCTCGAGCCATGTTTGTTGTTGGGTCAGTTAGTCTTGGTGTTGTTCGATTCTGGAGCAACACATTCTTTCATTGCTAATGCGTATGTGGGGAGATTGAATTTGGTGAAACGCAATTTGGGGTGTGAGTTGCTTGTTTCAACTCCCTTCTCAAGTCAAGTGGCTACCTTTCAGTCTGCGTTGGGTGTTCAATGGAAGTGGCAGGTCGCAAATTCAAG TTTGGTATTCCCAGAACATGAAGGATTGGAGCTAATCTCGGCTCGGAGAGCGATTATTGAAGTGGAAGCTGGAGCCACCTATTTTATGGTAGTGGCTCATGTAGAGAAGAATAACATCGCCGAGAAGATCAGTGTGATTCTAGTAGTGGAGGAGTATGCAGATGTGTTTCCAAATGAAATACCAGAGTTGCCACCGAGTAGGGATGTAGATTTCACCATCGATCTTATCCCTGGAGTTGTCCTAGTATCCACGGCGCCTTATAGAATGGCACCAGCATAG